Part of the Ctenopharyngodon idella isolate HZGC_01 chromosome 8, HZGC01, whole genome shotgun sequence genome, actgaaaccactGGTATGCAAAAATCAAATACCCTGGATGGTGTTATAAACGTGTTACGATGAAATTTTgtgcatacatatatatatatatatatatatatatatatatatatatatatacacacacacacagatacacacacacacacatacagcatACAGTAGTGtttcccacaggtttgaaatatacttccGGTGGTAGCCGGGTGGAAAATCCCCCTATTACTCATggcacaaaaatggtctactacatgtgacaaacaacaaataatgtgtgttttttaacaatatttttatttattgaaattaattttaatcacATAGACTACTATTCAATTtaaatagggtgaattcaggttgattgggacactttttccaattccaatctcaatggcaaaaagtgtcccaatcaccctgaattcaccctgcATAGACTACtaacattatgcattattatgcattgtaaattatgcaaaattacagcattcAAATAATAGAGTTCTCCTTACTTTGTCATATAGTGTCTCTCTCAGTGAATGTGAcagattttactgtaaaaaaacaaaaacttagcatgtgacttttaattataaacaagcccgaAATACACAGGGacacttattttgaaatgtctataCTATTGTGGGCTGATCCTTCGGAGGAgagagataaaatatgcatttttacaaccgtctaaaacattatataaaggCCATAAAGTAGTCATTGTCATAATTCCTCAACTCgagttcattagcaatcgcttggcataaatgtcCGCTATTCATTGATTGAGaatcactttttttaaacagtctGAAGCGATGTTGCTGCGAGCCTGtaactatttaggatggatagtatgcacattgagacGCAGGCTATGTGTGGGAAACACTGCAGTAGCTACAAGTAAGAAAAGGTGCGTTATAGCTCGAGCTGCAAGTTTCCTCTGCATCAAGATGCAGATTTGCATATGTACAGCTGGCTAATCAGAGGTCTGTAAGCTGGGTCTGCATTAAAGGTGTTTTAACTTGTTTTGAGGATGGCACACTCATGCTCAAGGATCTTGCTGTGAAAGGTTTAGCATTGAAGGGTGAAGCACTGAAAGGAAAGGGTGTGCCGAAAGCCCTTATATGGACATGGTTTTGGCTTGTTTTGTGCAAATTTCTAACCTCGGGCACACGGTTGCTCATTTATACTCCAAATTCATTAACATTCAAACGAGGTCAAATCCAAAGAATAAACTTCTGAAACAATCTGATAAACATCTCCCAGAACccttatttttgagtgaaaaataattattttaattaaactaaggcTGACAGCTTTTTGCAGTGAATGTTGGATAACACTAAGACGTATTGTCAAAAATGAGAGGACGTTTTCTTGGTTGCATTCagaactctgaagtgacgtaagCCGCACTTGTTGTTGTGACTTTCATTTTGAAGGTGCTGAGAACGCCAGGGCCTGAGCACACTACTATTCTCCATTAGTTTATGATCTAATTGACAGTCCTGTCTAATacgttattagatagaactgttatacaaacAAAGTAGgaaatatatgaaaaagtatttgTGTTTGCCGTGTGGTTGATGCCCAATGTTGCTAGCTGAGCAGAAGTATATAATCATGTTTTCTTGGTCCGAAGTTGCGTTGGATTTTCTACTTAGCATAAAGGttgagaggtccatctatcactgtttcCCATGTTCGTAGAGTTAGTTTGTGGAGTAAATATCAGtgtacacttacgtcactggtagtttttattgtgcctggttagaccctactctgatataggagctaatttagtacGCTTTTTTATGTACTACTGTACACCTAAAGTGCCTTACAATCATATCAAGGGGTCTCTCCGgtgtgcagcatccacttggATGATTCAACGGCAGCCACAGTTCAACGACACCAGTACACTCATCACACACCAGCTGTAGttagagagaagagagagtgaTAGAGCCAATTCAATGTATGGAGATTATTAGCAGGCCATGGTTGATAAGGGTCAATGGTGGGAACTTGGCCATGAaaccagggttacacccctaattaCTTTGAGTGCTTTCCATGACATGGAATCACAATACATCACTTGCACATTATCTAACTTCAGCACAATAGTGAACTCAGGAAACTGTCTGTCCGGCAAATGTGGCCAAAACAATCAGTGAGTGAGAACCTGTGGGAACATGCAGAACATGTTGAAACAAAGTTAATAGTAGATAAAAATATAACTGAACCTTTCATTTGATTTACTGCAATATAAGCACATTATTTTATGGAATGTAGCTAGAGATCGGAGAATTGATACCCCCTATAAGTGCCCAAGATTCCCTCTCGTGCCCTAGAATACAATCAGTGGACCTCTGTGCACATCATAATCAGAAGAAAAAGAATAGCCATAAACTGACTTATCTTTTTTAACAGCTGTCAAATATGACAAAAGAAACACAAGAGTCTGCAGTCTCTCAGTAAATGAATCCCTGCACTTTAGCTCATGTAGGTTGTGTATGATCTCATTGTTGAGGGGTACAGCCTTGACTACAAATCACAGAAAGTGTCTTGAACTAATGTTTTGAACTCTTCGGTCTTGCCGGTCTTTCCAGTCTTGTTTATAGTGCCTCTATTATgatttttcagatattacctttcatgcagtgtgtaatatagctgtttgtgaatgtataaGGTCTGcaaatttttaaatatcaaagtgcacaacaaataaGTTATTGTCTGccaaaagaaagaaccaatTCTGAACTTCTGAAACGAGTCATAAGCAATTACAGTCTCACAAATTTGCATATGCCAGCCTAAGGTCACGTAATCCACGTATGCCAGCCGAATCACGTAAAGCACCTCAGCCTATTGTATAATGGCAGTGATGTCAGTGAccagcagggcttgacattaacctttttgctcaccagccactgtggctagtggttttccaaagttactagccactcagcattttcactggccacaattttgccaGTCAATTTTGCAAATCAAGACTACATTGTATATCAGATGGTATGTACAGGTGGGCAAGGGCTGGGCAATATAAGcataatatgagaaattttatatgttatttttgttaggctatataaaaaggacaaagaagcaaattacaaatagtaaatttaaaaataaagtaggtttatttaacatgtatacattgatttaacatcttttgttttttgattaacattaatgacagacaggtatttaattgctgaatgcatggacgtactatatactgacacatatccagtttttacccacctgtttacgtccacttaggCCATAACCGGCTGTATTCACGCGATAGCctactccacacgatgggcattttgacatctgtgtgtgcgtgtatttgactattcaggcgcaaggagaactgatcgcgctcgcgagagagagcgcttctgttgtgtgtcattcagcgcgattccgcctatcccgccttcactaacagcaagttaatcgataaagaattatgattgaattgtaattttatgATACGATGAGCTTGTCTACCTTTCATTTGGttgtaggctgaaattatattcaacccgccaaagttgCTAGTGGGAGTCgctgtcttacccgccacagctgaaatctacccgcatttggcgggttgacgggtgttaatgtcaagccctggtggCCAGTGTTGCgaataaatgttctatatttGGTGTTATATCTAAACATACAGTAGGACTGCAATGTTTGTGGAAAGTGCTTTAatgagcagaaaaaaaaacatgaattgcTCTAATAGCTGCAGATTACCCGTTACTACAGTGCGCATAAAACCACATCTAGATTTGAATCCGTTCATTAAAAAACAGCTTAAACGGCATACAGTGATACTAGtcactaaaaatgtaactgtaatttaattgttgAAATCTGAAAGCCATAGaaagaatacatttatttattaaaatatttattattttccttCAATCATTAAAAAGTGTTCATTATTAGGCGTACACAGCAGtaatcattacattttaagtCTAAATTATTTGTTGAAACCTGGAAGCCATAGAGAGAACCCTTTTTTCATTAAACcacaatataatacaatataattaaattattcattttctctttattcattaaaatgcataatatCAGCACCTTAGGCATGGCAGTCATAGTCATTACAATTCAGGTCTTATTATGTTTGGTCAAACATTTTCTTTAGacaatatacagtacattatCACTCAATATTACACAAAACCTTTTATTAAATACTACATATTTGCTACACATTTGCTGGTGGTAATTCCGTAAATGAGTCCTACCTGTCACAACATTCCCTACTCTGCCTTCtcttataatattacatttttatcataacaaaatctacatatagttacCAACAAAAGTATAGTTTAGCataaaacatgttgaagattagcgGACAGGCTGtcgattcattaaatgataagctatttcctcacaaaagcGGTTTATTCAGTGTATGAagccttttaaaaaaatggcctCTTGTCTCCTTCCCTGCATTGTGCAGCATTAGCTGGCATTACGCTTTTTTCAGCTAATGTTGAAGGCTTGTCTTCAAGTGGCTTTAGTTAAGCTAAAAAAGAAATATGGTGTCTGAAATAGTTgcagttggtggtcagtttttgtgtaaatgtaaatttttgacTAACATTGTCCacatttgatgtcatttctagcaagaaattactaatgtagtaattaaatattctcTTAGTTTTTACCAAAACTCTCTTATAGACTTGTATGTgataaaaacaaactgaaatatgTAACGCAACACATGTATAAAGATTAAGTGAAATCTAAACGTTCAGGCCACCGTTCTCATGTAATCATAATTTCAGACTTTCTGATAGGCTAATAATAGTTtgatttctttctaaaaaaaataaaataataaaaaacatctgATCGATCATTTTGCTAGTTTGATTTTCAAGATATAAAGATACTAATCTGACTGTCAGTGAAcagtttcagtttgttttctgtCATGTGACCTTTTCTTTTAAACTGAGTCGATGCCAGTCTGGCTCTGAATTCAGTATGGGTTGCAAGTGTTTGTTGGCTCGGTGTAAGAATTTGACAGGTTGGCACTGGTTCCCCCGCGATGCTGACAGAGCTAGATTGTGGCTGCAGGCGTTGGGATCCCCATCAACTCCCGACACATCAAGATTGTTTGTGTGTAACAAGCATTTTTCACGGGAGAGCTTTTATAGACATGAGGACTTTGGCATTGCTCATGGAGGTAATCTCAGAGGAGAAGACACTGAACAAAGTCTCAAATACCTTTCCATCGCTACAGGGCAGCCGGTAAGTGTCCTAATGATCATGATCTTGTCAATCTTGCTGTCCTTTTGTGGTTTAGATGAATTAGAATAATCAGtttgattattaataatgaGATGATCACAGACCTATCCGAATAAACAAgatgttttttctttcagtttcacTTTAGCTGCTGGCTGGAAATATTGGAATTTTGCCCAGTGACTACAGTTGAAGGAGGAAGTCCAAATATGGTCATTGGTGAGATGAATTTATCATGAAGTCCAACAACAAGCAGCCATGCTTCTGGGTTCTTCACACAGTTGGATCAGAAATGGCTATTCAGAGTAAATGTAGTTCTAATCACTGTTTTAGTTATGTGAAACATTATGTAATGTAACGTTTTTTGTTAacgttaataaatgttattataaagtgataATGTTTTATAGTGAAGAATTGTACATAGGTTGttttgaacttgaaaaaaacacacacaaaaaaatgtattcaacaGTTATATTTTGTTGGAAATGTAACTTGTTGTTCATAAATTGTAGTGCCATTAACATTTCAAATGAAGGATTTATTATGATTTAGCAGATACAGTATATAACTTATTATGATTTAagattcattaaatatttattaaagcaAATGTTAAAGTGTGGTTTAAAATAATCTTGTTATGATCAGAATTCTCAAATGAGGCCTTAAAGAAAGCTATTCTTGTTTTTGATATTAGTTTTTGATCTGTCTGCTCTCCCATCATAGTTATGAATAAACatgtaatacatattttttaacatataatagataactttaaaatgtgtaatatatctttaatatatttctaaatgaaCCATATATAAGCTTTTCCAACATTTGAAGTCAAATTGACTGATTGTTCTCTTTACTGTTGCATcctcattttttgttttcttgttttggGAAGCAACAGGAATTCCAAGATTTTGAATGTATTGTGTTCCTTATGTTTCAGGCTATAAATTTAGCTTGTCTGGTGTTTTCTCATGTGTGTATCTTATCAACATCAATTATTCAAATCTTTTTGGAAAGCTTGTATTACAAAtgcatattttcaataaaaaagacTTGAAGATCTTTAAGTTTGTGGGGTTCTGTCTACATGTGGCAATGTGTGCCTCTCACAAGGTCTCTGGTGAGAATGTTTTCCTATCCCTGGCCAGGTGTGACCCTTAGGTCTCAGGATCCTGTCCAAACAAAAAGGTTTTCTATTAACAACTTATAGTTGGAAATTACTTTGTTCTGGTCTGGGTATTTAAGGGAAAGTGGAAAAACAGTCATTGGGGTTCTGTAAACCGAATACCCCCAAACAGTACTGTGTGATGCCTGCACTCACACTGTGTGTACTTCTGCTGTCTGGTATCCATCTCTCACACTTAGATTCATCTTTGAGCAATTGatgttatgtatttataatttCTGAATTGGATtctcattatttaattatgtaattggtacagtacatttttacctaaaaataaaatgctttatttgaTTTGTTCTGGACTCTCCTAAAAACATTACGACTAGTAGATTATGTGGAGTCTGATGTCCAAGATAGGTCAAATTCAAGGCTCATGAATGAATGGAGCAGTTGGCACGTCATCTGAGACCTTTTGATTTCCCTCTAACACTGACTTAGCAAGTTGCATGAAAGTGACTAAACAAACTACACTTTTTGTACGAGCAAGCAGTTGGCGGCTGACTTATAGGTATTAGTTAACCCTGCACCACTAAGATCAGACTGGCAAGTTTGTGATTGTGAGAGCCGTGTACCTGGTCTGCGTGAGACTCTGTGCGACATAGGGTCcctaatgaacaaataatttaaataatcaaatatctaatttaatacataatatttGTGATTAGTTCCTAATTAAAAACACAGTctaaatttaaaaatcattagAAATTAGAGTCAGAATAAATATGGAGCTAGAGTcaaattgaaatgaaattattacaaattagaAGCGCAAGTAAAAGACCTACACAGAGAATTCCTTCACCCACGCTGTTGGATTGCATCACTGGGCCAATGGGTGGTCCCTGCACATCATTTGATGGTCATTATAATAACATAACCCAAAAGGCATCCACCAAGCAAATGCTACGATAATTTAAGGTTTGCCTATATTGTCCttgacattttaatttgaagtcCTACATTGACTCAATTTTCCAAGTTTCCCAAATTAACCTTACAATGAACATATTCTTGACTTCATATTAAACATACTCACATGGAGTATGTCCAGATTGAGGTGTTTCATTGGGCAGCTTTTCTGTGATAGGGATTCTTTGTCTCaacagtacagtaaaaacaaaaatagtgctagaaacagtgttggggggtaacgcattacaagtaacttgagttatgtaatcagattgcTTTTTTCAAGgcctttacatttttcaaaaataaaacttttttgttgttatgaaaaatcaaacaagcaagcccagcccaggtgagaaaaagtaacgcaaaagtaatgtaacacattacatttcataaaaagtaactaacgcagttagttacttttttatggagtaacgcaatattgtaatgcattacttttaaaagtaactttccccaataCTGGCTAGTAATGCCAAAGGTTTGCCACACatactggcaaaaaaaaaaaaaaaaaagcttgattgcactaagttgctttggataaaagtgtctgccaaatgcataaatgtaatgaaaatataatttaatacactAAATCAAATGTTATTCAACATGTCCAATGTAAATATGTCCAAATGTTTATTAGGGAAGAGTAGGGTAAGATGGCACAGTTTTTACTTATGTTTTCTTCTATACAaggaaaaatatgtttaaaaaaaataaaaataaaaataataaaaaaagaattatcTTTATTTCAAGGTGTCTGTTTTCACTTGATATACTAAAAATAAGTTTATAACAGAAAGCAACTATAGTTTTTATAAGTTTCTATTGTGCTGTAAGTTTTTTTAATAGACTCAGATATTAAAGCTGAATGAGCCGATTTTACTGTACcgacccttttttttttaagttttttttttttttaatctctgcATAGTGTTGCATTTAACAAACTCTTGAACATAACAGAAAACAATTTGCATAAATTGTAAAGATTGAGCATTTAGAAAGGGATTTCTAGAACAACCTTTTGTCAGAAAACTTGTCATGGTGATTTCATCATTTCTTTTTGTGCAGTCACTCTTATTTCTGAGCAGTGTGGCACACAGTTTGATGACTGTTCTCCTTTCTGCAACTTTCCACAGTGTCTCATCAGAGACTCCAATAAGAGAGTCTGACATCCACATTAGACcaaatattgtgtatatatttctTCGGATTTTGTGTCCATCTGGGCTCATTTTTCATGTTGCATTTTACActgaagcagaaaaaaaaaaaaaaaaaaaaagtttctcatTTCCATAGTTTCTCAGTACATTTAAAGTATAAATGAGATgtatatgatataatattaattGTTTGTGTTGTTGAATTAAGTGTTGAAAAGTCACATACTATAGcagtaaaaaaattaaagttaacaTTTACTCACTTGGAACAGAGATGAAATGACTCTCTGATTTTTTGGTAACTGaacctaaatgaaaatgaagcaATTACACACTTATACCATAATAGAGTTCAGAGCATCACTCAACTACACTTAGATATGGTGAACACAGACTGATTTatctttttcaaaaaagaaCTGAATATTTTGTGGTTGCTTTACCACACTACTTGAATATCAGATACAAATTTTTATTGCCTTTCTATGTAACATTTACCAGCAGAATGTGTCTTCCTTCTCAGGTTGATGAGTGCAGTTACGATGGGAACAGCCACACACACTAACACCACCACAGTGATAACCACAAAAAGACGGAAGGATCCTGGGCCACATTCAGCATCTGAATTTAGGGTGATATGGAAAAAAGTGatatcagaagaaaaaaatatcagtaagctACAGACAGCAGACAGaggtagtttttgttgttgtttttgttattaaagggttagttcacccaaaaatgaaaattatgtcattaattactcaccctcatgtcacttcaaacccataagaccttcgtttatcttcggaacacaaattgagatatttttgacgaaatccgagagctctctgacccctccatagacaaCAATTTAATTACTACTTTACtaagtccagaaaggtagtaaagacattgttaaattagtccatatgactacagtggttcaactttaattttatgaagcgaccagaatacttttttttgtctatggaggggtcagagagctctagaatttcatcaaaaatatcataattccgaagttgaacgaaggtcttatgggtttggaacaacatgagggtgagtacttaatgacagaaatttgacagaaatttcatttttgggtgaactatccctttaaatagttcacccaaaactacTTTCATATCTAAAgggttttgttgtttgttgttgttttattactaGTATTTCTTTACCAAATGTAATGCCCAGTTTGTTGTCCAGACACAGGTGCTTCATTGCGCAGTTGTAATTATGTCCCTCAAGAACTTCTTCTGCGCTGATCACCAAATTCTTCCTCATCTGGTAAGTTCCGTCTCCGTTGGGCAGAATCTCTCCTCCTGTGATCTGATCATCATCCACAGGCTGACCATCTCTGAACAGAGTCAGGTTAATGTGACGGGGGTAAAAACCAGTGGCCAGACAGCTGATCTGAAGCCCTTGAGAGTCTGTGAGTGTCTTCCTCATGAGTCTGACTCTGGGTTTTACTGCAGAGAAAAAAAGGAAGTGTTACTGTTGTTAAACTGTTGAGTTTATGGCATCACTCATTAATTTATGGTAACCATTCATTCATAGCATTCAGAGGCACATATTTTCTGTCAGCGCTGCTGTCTGGGTCAGATTTGTCAATTATGatgtttaaactttattttactgAATATATTATACTGTTAATCAGGTTGATTCTCTCACCTTTTCTCATCACATTGTTCTTTTCTATATTCAGGTACCTTCGCAAAGTTTTAATGCAAATAGGATGATACACATTTTCATACATAAAGTTTTTATGAAGTCGTTTTAGTTGGTCCCATGCTACCACCCATGGCATTTTGATCTGGATGGCACGTTTTTCTATGTCGAAAACAAACTCCTCCATATTTTGCCCACCGAAAGCATCCCAGTAATGAAGTTGACCTGGTTTATCATTGTTCAACAATTCACATCCAACAAGCCTCTGATGAACATGTACACCTTCAGATgaaggaaatgaaaattagttaAGACTTTTATTGTACTATGTCAATGAAGAATTATAAAATatgatgaaattaaaatgaataaactgGTCTTTTTATGATTACTCCCTCTAGTAAATATAGCTTTCTCATTTCTACTTTATAATCTTTTAAGGAAATAGCAGAAAACACATAAAAGCTACATGTGGTATTAAATGTGCTGTGTATAACACTCACCATCTGTGTGATTTAGGTGATCCTTTAGATGAAAAGCTCGATCTTTCATGTCAAAATACATATCACAAAATACAGTATCAGCATCACTTTGCTCTTCATCATAGTATTTTGAATCACTGTTAGTGCGATAGACAACTTTCCATGTGGTTGAGTCATAATATCCTATTTGCAGATCATCCAACATCAGCACAACAGTAAACTCAGGAAATGGTGTCTGTCCAATTATGTATGTTGCCAAAGCCATCAGTGAGTGAGAACCTGTGGATACACCTGGACAAGCATTTAATATTAGTATGGTGTCAAATTAGGTCATTACTGTACATACAGTACAACTTTACATTCCTGCACGCATCTTCCGAAAGGAATTCCAGGATCAGAAAGACTGagtagtcatttttatttgtttagagTTTTGTTTAGTAAGTTAAAGAAGTGTGTGGAATTGATTGTGGTGCCCTTGCATTGAACGGAGAGGTTATATTGCCACATCGACTGCAATctgatgtgtatatatatatatatatatatatatatctgatatcgatatatatatatgcattttgaTATTTATCCACTGTAACTATAGGGCATTGCATATTCATGTAGGGGAGACCGGGGGACAAATGTAACAGGGGGCAATTGTAACATCtcaaattacaccaatcagaaATGAGACAGAACCATGAAACTAAACTCATTTTGCATGTGCTCTGTGGAGATCCCTCTCTGCATGCCAAAGGACAGGCTTCTAAATCATATTTGGTAAAGTTTTTCTACAAAGACTAATTTTTGAGgtataaaagtaatttttttcatcTACAGTATTTCCCTCATACTGTCTTAATGTCTATGAATTTAAATCTGTCTTGTTTTGATGACCATTCTGTTGTCTAACATTTGATATCTTTGTCAAACATTAGCTTCGTTGTTTCTAGCTAGCAGGGTAGCTTGTCACGGGGTGGTACAGTTAACACTGCATTACAATTGCCCCAGACACCATCAAAATAGTGTCCAGCTTAGTAAGGACATCAAAATAGATTGATAGATTCCAGTAATTTAAGAAAAGTGTTTTTGCCTCTCAATCTGGGGATCCATTTTACTGAGTAGGCCCTGTACACTCTCTGTTCGCAGCACGTCTAGGTTCAGACGAAGGAAAACAGCAAGGGGATTTAATTAATTGTTCTGGATAATATGGATGTAATGGATATTGAATAGTTTTAACTATATCTATATTCTTTGGAGTTTATTGTGGTCATTGGTATGTATATGAAGGTATTAGGGGAGCGCAGGGCACAAACTAACgcggggttagttgtaacacatggtttaaatacttccaca contains:
- the LOC127517252 gene encoding major histocompatibility complex class I-related gene protein-like isoform X2; protein product: MALATYIIGQTPFPEFTVVLMLDDLQIGYYDSTTWKVVYRTNSDSKYYDEEQSDADTVFCDMYFDMKDRAFHLKDHLNHTDGVHVHQRLVGCELLNNDKPGQLHYWDAFGGQNMEEFVFDIEKRAIQIKMPWVVAWDQLKRLHKNFMYENVYHPICIKTLRRYLNIEKNNVMRKVKPRVRLMRKTLTDSQGLQISCLATGFYPRHINLTLFRDGQPVDDDQITGGEILPNGDGTYQMRKNLVISAEEVLEGHNYNCAMKHLCLDNKLGITFDAECGPGSFRLFVVITVVVLVCVAVPIVTALINLRRKTHSAGSVTKKSESHFISVPM
- the LOC127517252 gene encoding major histocompatibility complex class I-related gene protein-like isoform X1, with amino-acid sequence MLIFVCMLSFLTVINAGVSTGSHSLMALATYIIGQTPFPEFTVVLMLDDLQIGYYDSTTWKVVYRTNSDSKYYDEEQSDADTVFCDMYFDMKDRAFHLKDHLNHTDGVHVHQRLVGCELLNNDKPGQLHYWDAFGGQNMEEFVFDIEKRAIQIKMPWVVAWDQLKRLHKNFMYENVYHPICIKTLRRYLNIEKNNVMRKVKPRVRLMRKTLTDSQGLQISCLATGFYPRHINLTLFRDGQPVDDDQITGGEILPNGDGTYQMRKNLVISAEEVLEGHNYNCAMKHLCLDNKLGITFDAECGPGSFRLFVVITVVVLVCVAVPIVTALINLRRKTHSAGSVTKKSESHFISVPM
- the LOC127517252 gene encoding MHC class I polypeptide-related sequence A-like isoform X3; the protein is MLIFVCMLSFLTVINAGVSTGSHSLMALATYIIGQTPFPEFTVVLMLDDLQIGYYDSTTWKVVYRTNSDSKYYDEEQSDADTVFCDMYFDMKDRAFHLKDHLNHTDVKPRVRLMRKTLTDSQGLQISCLATGFYPRHINLTLFRDGQPVDDDQITGGEILPNGDGTYQMRKNLVISAEEVLEGHNYNCAMKHLCLDNKLGITFDAECGPGSFRLFVVITVVVLVCVAVPIVTALINLRRKTHSAGSVTKKSESHFISVPM
- the LOC127517252 gene encoding hereditary hemochromatosis protein homolog isoform X4; translated protein: MLIFVCMLSFLTVINAVKPRVRLMRKTLTDSQGLQISCLATGFYPRHINLTLFRDGQPVDDDQITGGEILPNGDGTYQMRKNLVISAEEVLEGHNYNCAMKHLCLDNKLGITFDAECGPGSFRLFVVITVVVLVCVAVPIVTALINLRRKTHSAGSVTKKSESHFISVPM